The DNA segment GGTATGCAGGAACAACTTTCTGAGACACTGAAATTTGTAGATCCTCGCGAAGTAGAAGATCTGAGATGAACCACTCTGTCTGAACCCTGTAAACTTCACCAAAAGCAGTGCAGAACTCTTTGCACTTTTTCTCAAGAGTTCTCCGTGAGACACAATTTGACACACTATCTTCCTTGAGCATGGATAGCAATGATCCCCAAGAGACCATCTCATAACACCGTGCATCGCGCTGGTACATCGCAGTGTGCTGGCGAAGCCAGCGATCGCCAAAGAAATGACTTAGGCCAGAACACTTAACTTTTTGCACCATGTAATGAATGTTGTTCATCATGAAAACATGTTGCAAGGCCTTGTCTTTGTATAACTTGGACTTGTTGCTCAAGTTGGATTCTAGAGTTGCGGTGATTGAGCGAAATTGACAAGCCGTTGGACACAATGAGAGACATGGTAAGTCaggtttgttgttgttgttgcctgCAGGATCAATTGAACTTTCATCAACAAGAAGGAGATTAAGGGTGTCACCATATTCACCTAGTGTCATGATGTAATTCATGACATATTTGGTAACATGGTGAACACCCCCTTGAGGAAAAGGTGTCTTTGAGTGGTTGGATGCAATAGCATTTCTGAATGCTACAAATGTAGACTTAACAGATTCACCAAAGCTCCTTCGAAGCTTGTGAAACTCTCCCCTAACAAAAGAACCAACTTCTTCAAAGAACAAAATATCTACATCCACAGCAAGATGCTCCAAAACCTCATACATGTCAAGTAACCGAAACATTTTTTCTGGTGTGTGTGTTCCCATTGCCACGGCCTCACCAAAATTCAAGAGATGCAGCATGAAACTCTGAGAAATTTCAGAAAAGCAGCATTGATAAAAGGATCCAAAATCACCAAGGATTTGCTCACACAATCGTTTCTCACTGACGAGGTACACCCGAACAATGATCTTCATGGCTCGAATCCATTTCTTTATCTCGTTGTTCAAGCAATGCCACTCCAGTTTTATCACATCCTCAATTCTTAACTTTTCCATCTCAAGAATGACAAGATACTCAGCCAAAGCATCCCTCCTCGATGTAACAAAGACCTGACAGAACTCCTGATGGTATTTTGAACCAAACATGAAACTAGCAATGCTCTTGAGATGTTGAAGCACTGTTGGATTCACCAAATCAATAGTGCTGGCCTCAGATTGGCGGCTAGCACTGCTACTACTTCGGGAGGCCTCGTTGATTTGTTCTTCCTCGACCAAACGAAACGATTCATCATAAACAATATCCATTCTATTAGAATGGAAAGACATGTATTC comes from the Glycine soja cultivar W05 chromosome 6, ASM419377v2, whole genome shotgun sequence genome and includes:
- the LOC114416625 gene encoding exocyst complex component EXO70E2-like, which gives rise to MEENKSVISTCEQDQHVVAAAQHILKALAASKTVSEDLRKTLLDLETQLSSISIVNERKRTGIKQFERQLKCVEDKVMKWETNPSSNESCEYLKVVGEIQTLIQSLENFSVNEKGKPKELLRRANEILQVAMPSLEKELVHILVQHKQYFEPEYMSFHSNRMDIVYDESFRLVEEEQINEASRSSSSASRQSEASTIDLVNPTVLQHLKSIASFMFGSKYHQEFCQVFVTSRRDALAEYLVILEMEKLRIEDVIKLEWHCLNNEIKKWIRAMKIIVRVYLVSEKRLCEQILGDFGSFYQCCFSEISQSFMLHLLNFGEAVAMGTHTPEKMFRLLDMYEVLEHLAVDVDILFFEEVGSFVRGEFHKLRRSFGESVKSTFVAFRNAIASNHSKTPFPQGGVHHVTKYVMNYIMTLGEYGDTLNLLLVDESSIDPAGNNNNKPDLPCLSLCPTACQFRSITATLESNLSNKSKLYKDKALQHVFMMNNIHYMVQKVKCSGLSHFFGDRWLRQHTAMYQRDARCYEMVSWGSLLSMLKEDSVSNCVSRRTLEKKCKEFCTAFGEVYRVQTEWFISDLLLREDLQISVSQKVVPAYRTYTGKNSYNIAEKYIKYSVDDLQSYILDLFQGSPKSLHK